TCCAGCGCCATCCCGCCGGTCGGCGCGAGGGAAAGCGCGTACTCCAGCGTTTCCGTCGGGCTGCCGAAATGCTGTGCCCCGACCAGGTTTTCGCGCGCGAAGACGTTGCTCTCCAGCGCCGCGTCCTGGTCGCCGGCGTACACGATGTCGCGGCGGCTGCGGATCTCGAACTCGACCACGCGGTCCAGCAGCCGGTCGCCCTGCCGGACGATCTCGGACCGCAGCTCCTCGCGCGTCCGCTCCAGTTCCGCGCGCAGTTCGGCGAGCTGGCCGGCGTGCGGATCGTGCAGGCGGGCCGCGGCCCGGCGCAGCACCAGGCCGGCCTTCCGGCGCAGCGCAGGGCCCAAAGTCCTTGTCGTCAGCCGATCTTGGCTTTCCTGGTTCATTCCGGGACGATAGCCGACCACCGGACCCCGCTGCGCACGACCCGGTTTACCCGGGAGTAGCCGACCGCCGGACCACCGCGGATCCTTGTGCGGCCGCGCATAGCGTCAGGTTTCCTTCTCCGTCCACTGTGTACAGGTCGCACCGGCACGTGGCCCGCGAACGGCTCGCTTGGACGACCGTCGCTTCCGCACGCAGCAGCACGCCGTCGCCGGGCACGAGGTAGTCGATGGAGAAGCCGCTCGTGAGCAACTGCGCGCCGAGCACAGTCCCGGCGGCGAAGGTGAGGGCGTTGTCGGCGGCATAGGCGAGGACACCGCCGTGCAGGTAGCCGTTCTGCTGGCGGAGGTCGTCGCGGACGTCCAGCTCCAGCACCGCGCGTCCGCCGCCGAATTCCGCGACCCGCGCGCCGAGCAGGACGCTGAACGGTTGCGCGGCGAGCCCGGCGCGCGCGAAGTCTATGTCCATTTTCCAGCCTCACTTCAGTAGTGAAGTACTTCAGTAGTGAAGTGAGGATGGCGGCGAGAAGAGAACACTGTCAAGATCCCCGCATGGCCGCCGACGAACGTCTCTTCTTCCTGCTGCAGAGCGCGGCACACCGGCTGCGCGTCGAGGGCGACCGGCGCTGCCTCGCCGCGGGCGGCGTGACGACCGCGCAGCTCGGCGCGCTGCTCGCGGTGTACGACCAGCCCGGGCTCACCCAGCGCGAACTGGCCACCGAGCTGGGCCAGCGCGAATCGGCGATCACCGCGATGACCGGACGGCTGATCGAGGCGGGGCTGATCGTCCGGCAGCCGCATCCGGAACAGCACCGGGCGCTGGTCCTGGACCTGACGCCGGAGGGGAAGGCGACGATCACCCGGCTGCGGCCGGTGATCGAGTCGTTCAACCGCGAACTACACGCGCTGCTGGGCGACGCGTTCGGGCCGACCAGCCAGGCGCTGCAGTATTTGGCGGGGTGGCCGGGCTGAGCCGGGTCCCGCCGCGATCGTCCGCGAGGGAGCCTCAGCGGCCAGTCAGACTCAAGCCGCTAGGGGCGTGTCCGGGTGCCCGGCCGACCGCGGACAAGCTAGCTTCTTCAGAGATGTCACCCAGCACACCCGCCCCCGCCGCCTCGCGGCAACGTGCGGCCCTCATCATGTCCGGCGTGGCGATCATGGCGGCCCGGCTCTGGTGGGCCTGGCAGACGGTCCGATCCGCAGGCGTTGCCTACCTCTCGGCTCAGCGTTCGGAGCCGTCGCCGCCCTGTTCGGCGAGGAAGCGTTCGAACTGCGAGCCCAGTTCGTCCGCGGTCGGCATGTGTTCCTGCGATTCGGCGAGCAGGCTGTGCCCGGACGCTTCGGTGAACGTGTCGTACTGACGTTCCAGCGCGCGCACCACGTCGACGGATTCCTCGGATTCGGCGACCTGGCGGTCGATTTCCGCCTTGGCGACCTCGGCCGCGGTGCGGAGTTCGCCGTCGGGAAGGCGCAGGCCGGTGGCCTTGCCGATCGAGTCGAGGATCGTCAGCGCGGCGGCCGGATAGGTCGACTGCGCCAGGTAGTGCGGCACGTGCGCGGCGAAGCCCATCGCGTCGTGGCCCCATTCGCCGAAGCGGTACTCCAGCATCGCGGCGATGCTGCCCGGGACCTGCATCCGGTTGGGCAGCGGCTGGTGCTCGCCGACCAGGTGCTCGCGCGTCGCGTGCGCGGTGACGCCGAGCGGGCGCGTGTGCGGGGCTCCCATCGGAATCCCGTGGTAGCCCACGGTGAGCCGCACGCCCCAGCGCTCCACCAGCTGGCGCACGGCGGCCGCGAACAACTCCCATTCGCGGTCCGGCTCCGGGCCGGACAGCAGCAGGAACGGGATGCCGTCCTCGTCGTGCAGCAGGCGCACGACCAGTTCGGGGGCCTCGTATTCCTCCCAGTGGTCGACCGCGTAGATCATCGCCGGGCGGCGCGACCGGTAGTCGATGAGCCGGTCGACGTCGAACCGCGCGACGATCCGGTTCTCGACCTCGCCGGTCAGGTGGTCGGTGACCAGCCGTCCGGCCGAGCCCGCGTCCATGAAACCCTCGAAGAAGTGGAGGAGCACCGCTCCGTCCAGGTCGGGGACGTCCGAGTCCACCTCGTACAGTTCCTCGGGATCGAGTCCCACCGGATCCTCCTGCTGCTCGCTTGCACGGACGTACGCGGTACAACGCGGCCCGGCGGCGAATCCATCCCGCGCGCGGCGAAAATAGTAACGCCCCGCACTCGCCGCCCACCCGGATCGGGGCATCGTGACACTTGTCGTGGGCATCGCCCCCGCCGTTCGGGCACTCTGAGCAGGTGAACACCGAGGAATCCACCACGCTTGAACTGCGGCTGCGCCCGCCCGAACACCGGGTGAGCCGCCAGGCGATCGGCCACTGGGCGGCGTCGGCCGGGGCCGGCTGGCTGCTCGTGCTCGCGGTGCAGGCGGTGGTGGTCGCGACCGCGGACGACCCGCCGTCGTGGCTCACCGTGACGCTGCTGCTCTCCTGCGTGCTGGCCCCGCTGCACCTGCTCGTCATGCCGCAGTGGCGCTACCGCGTGCACCGCTGGGAGGTCACCGGCGAGGCCGTCTACACCCAGTCCGGCTGGCTGAAGCAGGAGTGGCGGATCGCGCCGATCTCGCGGATCCAGACCGTGGACGTCGAACGCGGACCGCTGGAGCAGCTGTTCGGGCTGGCGCGGCTCACCGTCACGACCGCGTCCGCCGCGGGGCCGTTGCGCATCTCCGGGCTCGACCGCGACG
The nucleotide sequence above comes from Amycolatopsis sp. AA4. Encoded proteins:
- a CDS encoding PaaI family thioesterase, producing the protein MDIDFARAGLAAQPFSVLLGARVAEFGGGRAVLELDVRDDLRQQNGYLHGGVLAYAADNALTFAAGTVLGAQLLTSGFSIDYLVPGDGVLLRAEATVVQASRSRATCRCDLYTVDGEGNLTLCAAAQGSAVVRRSATPG
- a CDS encoding MarR family winged helix-turn-helix transcriptional regulator, with amino-acid sequence MAADERLFFLLQSAAHRLRVEGDRRCLAAGGVTTAQLGALLAVYDQPGLTQRELATELGQRESAITAMTGRLIEAGLIVRQPHPEQHRALVLDLTPEGKATITRLRPVIESFNRELHALLGDAFGPTSQALQYLAGWPG
- a CDS encoding proteasome assembly chaperone family protein, translating into MGLDPEELYEVDSDVPDLDGAVLLHFFEGFMDAGSAGRLVTDHLTGEVENRIVARFDVDRLIDYRSRRPAMIYAVDHWEEYEAPELVVRLLHDEDGIPFLLLSGPEPDREWELFAAAVRQLVERWGVRLTVGYHGIPMGAPHTRPLGVTAHATREHLVGEHQPLPNRMQVPGSIAAMLEYRFGEWGHDAMGFAAHVPHYLAQSTYPAAALTILDSIGKATGLRLPDGELRTAAEVAKAEIDRQVAESEESVDVVRALERQYDTFTEASGHSLLAESQEHMPTADELGSQFERFLAEQGGDGSER
- a CDS encoding PH domain-containing protein, with protein sequence MNTEESTTLELRLRPPEHRVSRQAIGHWAASAGAGWLLVLAVQAVVVATADDPPSWLTVTLLLSCVLAPLHLLVMPQWRYRVHRWEVTGEAVYTQSGWLKQEWRIAPISRIQTVDVERGPLEQLFGLARLTVTTASAAGPLRISGLDRDVAVALADELTRTTQAVREDAT